A window of the Vibrio fluvialis genome harbors these coding sequences:
- the secA gene encoding preprotein translocase subunit SecA produces MITKLLTKVIGSRNDRTLRRLRKIVKEINNYEPAFEALSDEELKAKTVEFRQRIEQGETLDQLLPEAFATVREASKRVFGMRHFDVQLIGGMVLNAGQIAEMRTGEGKTLTATLPAYLNALPGKGVHIVTVNDYLAKRDAETNRALFEFLGMTVGVNVPNMPPQEKKEAYRADILYGTNNEFGFDYLRDNMAFRTEDRVQRARFFAVVDEVDSILIDEARTPLIISGPAEDSSELYTRINTLIPHLQKQDKEDSEEYRGDGHYTVDEKSKQVYLTETGQEYVEELLVKNGMMQDGDTLYSPTNISLLHHVNAALRAHVLFEKNVDYIVTDDGEVVIVDEHTGRTMPGRRWSDGLHQAVEAKEGVKIQNENQTLASITFQNYFRLYEKLSGMTGTADTEAFEFQSIYGLETVVIPTNKPMIRNDMPDVVYRTEAEKFAAIIEDIKERVVKGQPVLVGTVSIEKSELLSNALKQAKIKHNVLNAKFHEKEAEIVAEAGKPGAVTIATNMAGRGTDIVLGGSWQSKVETLDNPTQEQIDAIKAEWKEVHDAVLASGGLHIIGTERHESRRIDNQLRGRAGRQGDAGSSRFYLSMEDTLLRIFTSDRMASLIQSGMDEGEAIESKMLSRSIEKAQRKVEGRNFDIRKQLLEYDDVANDQRKVVYELRDELMGAEDISDMIEQNRVDVMTAVIDEYIPPQSLEDMWDVQGLEERLKNDFDLPLPIQSWLDEDDKLYEEALRDRILEQAVTVYKAKEEAVGETVMRNFEKSVMLQTLDTLWKEHLAAMDHLRQGIHLRGYAQKNPKQEYKRESFELFEGLLESLKSDVITILSKVRVQQQEEVERMEAQRRAQAEEAARHAQAQHANADGSPEQDDHQPMVREERKVGRNEPCPCGSGKKYKQCHGKID; encoded by the coding sequence ATGATAACTAAGCTACTGACAAAAGTGATTGGCAGTCGCAATGACCGCACACTGCGCCGCTTAAGAAAGATTGTAAAAGAGATCAATAACTACGAGCCGGCATTTGAAGCGCTTTCCGACGAAGAACTGAAAGCCAAAACCGTTGAATTCCGTCAACGTATTGAGCAAGGCGAGACACTCGATCAACTTCTTCCAGAAGCCTTTGCGACCGTACGTGAAGCTTCTAAACGTGTCTTTGGTATGCGTCACTTCGACGTTCAGCTGATTGGTGGTATGGTTCTGAACGCTGGCCAAATCGCGGAAATGCGTACTGGTGAAGGTAAAACCCTGACCGCAACTCTGCCTGCCTACCTGAATGCCCTTCCTGGTAAAGGAGTTCACATCGTTACGGTGAACGACTACCTGGCAAAGCGTGACGCTGAAACTAACCGCGCACTGTTTGAATTCCTTGGTATGACTGTTGGTGTCAATGTGCCAAACATGCCGCCACAAGAGAAAAAAGAGGCCTACCGCGCCGATATTCTTTACGGAACCAACAACGAGTTTGGTTTCGATTACCTACGTGACAACATGGCGTTCCGCACTGAAGATCGTGTGCAACGTGCGCGTTTCTTTGCCGTTGTCGATGAAGTGGACTCGATTTTGATCGATGAAGCGCGTACGCCGCTGATCATTTCAGGCCCGGCAGAAGACAGTTCTGAATTGTACACCCGTATTAATACTCTGATCCCGCATCTGCAAAAGCAGGACAAAGAGGATTCAGAAGAGTACCGCGGTGATGGTCACTACACCGTAGACGAAAAATCCAAACAAGTTTATCTGACCGAAACTGGTCAGGAATACGTGGAAGAGCTGTTGGTGAAAAACGGCATGATGCAGGACGGCGATACACTGTATTCGCCAACCAACATCAGTCTGCTGCACCATGTGAATGCAGCGCTGCGTGCGCACGTGCTGTTTGAAAAGAACGTTGACTACATCGTCACTGATGATGGTGAAGTGGTCATCGTTGACGAACACACTGGCCGTACTATGCCGGGTCGTCGCTGGTCTGACGGTTTACACCAAGCGGTGGAAGCCAAAGAAGGCGTGAAGATCCAAAACGAAAACCAGACGCTGGCATCGATTACCTTCCAGAACTACTTCCGTTTGTATGAGAAGCTGTCGGGTATGACCGGTACTGCTGATACCGAAGCGTTTGAATTCCAGTCTATTTACGGTCTGGAAACGGTGGTAATTCCAACCAACAAACCAATGATCCGTAACGATATGCCGGATGTGGTTTACCGTACTGAAGCGGAGAAATTCGCAGCGATCATTGAAGACATCAAAGAGCGCGTCGTGAAAGGCCAGCCAGTGCTGGTGGGTACGGTATCGATTGAAAAATCGGAACTGCTGTCTAATGCGCTGAAGCAAGCCAAGATCAAACATAACGTTCTGAACGCCAAGTTCCACGAGAAAGAAGCGGAAATCGTTGCAGAAGCTGGTAAACCAGGCGCGGTCACGATCGCAACCAACATGGCTGGTCGCGGTACCGATATTGTGCTGGGTGGTAGCTGGCAGTCTAAAGTTGAGACTCTGGACAATCCGACTCAAGAGCAAATCGATGCGATTAAAGCCGAGTGGAAAGAAGTCCATGACGCGGTACTCGCATCTGGTGGTTTGCACATCATTGGTACTGAGCGTCACGAATCACGCCGTATCGACAACCAGTTGCGTGGTCGTGCGGGTCGTCAGGGTGATGCGGGTTCTTCGCGTTTCTACCTGTCGATGGAAGATACGCTGCTGCGTATCTTTACGTCAGACCGTATGGCAAGCCTGATCCAAAGCGGTATGGACGAAGGCGAAGCGATCGAAAGTAAAATGCTGTCGCGCTCGATTGAAAAAGCACAACGCAAAGTCGAAGGCCGTAACTTCGATATTCGTAAGCAGCTGCTGGAATACGATGATGTAGCGAACGATCAGCGTAAAGTCGTATATGAACTGCGTGATGAACTGATGGGCGCGGAAGATATCAGCGATATGATTGAACAAAATCGTGTTGATGTTATGACCGCCGTTATCGACGAGTACATTCCGCCGCAATCGCTGGAAGATATGTGGGATGTGCAGGGGCTGGAAGAGCGCCTGAAGAACGATTTCGACCTTCCGTTGCCAATCCAGTCTTGGTTGGATGAAGATGACAAGCTTTACGAAGAAGCATTACGCGACCGTATTCTTGAGCAGGCTGTGACTGTCTACAAAGCGAAAGAAGAAGCAGTGGGCGAAACCGTGATGCGTAACTTTGAAAAATCCGTCATGCTGCAAACTCTTGATACTTTGTGGAAAGAACATCTGGCGGCGATGGATCACCTGCGTCAGGGTATTCACCTGCGTGGCTACGCGCAGAAGAACCCGAAACAGGAGTACAAGCGCGAATCGTTTGAACTGTTTGAAGGCCTTCTGGAGTCATTGAAATCTGACGTGATCACTATCCTGTCTAAAGTCCGCGTACAGCAGCAGGAAGAAGTAGAGCGTATGGAAGCTCAACGCCGTGCACAAGCGGAAGAAGCTGCACGTCATGCACAGGCGCAACACGCTAACGCCGACGGTTCACCAGAACAAGACGATCATCAGCCGATGGTACGTGAAGAACGTAAAGTCGGCCGTAATGAGCCTTGTCCGTGTGGCAGTGGTAAGAAGTACAAACAGTGTCACGGTAAGATCGACTGA
- a CDS encoding DUF721 domain-containing protein: MRDHRPTNTEELIEASRLSQLQEHAKEILQLNQLLKTLLPRGTEQHVRAANIRGGHLVLEAASAAIKMKIDYDRLSLLNQLRAHGFGRLISIDIKINPDLYRNQSRSTAKPEEAKPRPPLTEHAAQVLMTIAENASPKVRQRLENLAKLAKK, from the coding sequence ATGCGAGATCACCGACCTACAAATACTGAAGAACTGATTGAAGCTTCGCGCCTCAGTCAACTGCAGGAGCATGCTAAAGAAATTCTTCAGCTCAATCAGTTACTCAAAACGCTGTTACCCCGCGGAACCGAGCAGCACGTGCGTGCCGCCAATATTCGCGGCGGGCATCTGGTCCTGGAAGCCGCCAGCGCAGCGATCAAAATGAAGATCGATTATGATCGACTCTCGCTGCTCAACCAGTTACGCGCCCACGGATTTGGCCGTTTGATCAGCATTGACATTAAGATCAACCCGGATCTTTATCGTAATCAATCCCGTTCAACGGCAAAGCCGGAAGAGGCAAAACCTCGCCCTCCCCTGACAGAACATGCCGCTCAGGTACTGATGACCATCGCTGAAAATGCCTCGCCTAAAGTGCGTCAACGGCTGGAAAATCTGGCTAAGCTGGCGAAAAAATGA
- the lpxC gene encoding UDP-3-O-acyl-N-acetylglucosamine deacetylase has protein sequence MIRQRTLKEIVKTTGVGLHSGRKVTLTLRPAAANTGIIYRRTDVNPPVDFPADPESVRDTMLCTALVNDEGIRISTVEHLNAALAGMGIDNVIVEVDAPEIPIMDGSASPFVYLLQQAGIETLNTPKRFIRIKKPVRFEDGDKWAELRPHNGFKMDFEIEFNHPAIDGDEQHLVFDFSSQGFVKEISRARTFGFMRDIEYLQSQNLCLGGSFDCAIVLDDYRILNEEGLRFANEFVTHKVLDAIGDLYMCGHAIVGEFRAYKSGHGLNNQLLRAVLADQEAWEWATFEEEVGSPVAFAEPNMVIA, from the coding sequence ATGATCAGACAACGTACACTGAAAGAAATAGTGAAAACAACTGGAGTGGGCCTACACTCTGGTCGTAAGGTCACGTTAACTCTTCGCCCAGCTGCTGCAAACACAGGCATCATTTACCGTCGTACTGACGTAAACCCACCTGTGGACTTCCCAGCAGACCCAGAATCTGTGCGCGACACTATGTTGTGTACTGCTCTGGTGAACGATGAAGGTATTCGCATCTCAACGGTTGAACACCTGAATGCGGCACTGGCGGGTATGGGGATCGACAACGTTATCGTTGAAGTGGATGCACCTGAAATTCCAATTATGGATGGCAGTGCAAGTCCATTTGTATACCTGCTGCAACAAGCAGGCATCGAAACGCTGAACACTCCTAAACGTTTTATTCGTATTAAGAAACCCGTTCGTTTTGAAGATGGTGACAAGTGGGCTGAACTGCGCCCGCACAACGGCTTCAAAATGGATTTCGAAATCGAATTCAACCACCCGGCTATCGACGGCGATGAGCAACACTTAGTGTTTGATTTTTCTTCACAAGGTTTTGTGAAAGAAATTTCGCGTGCTCGTACTTTTGGTTTCATGCGTGACATTGAATACCTTCAGTCACAGAATCTGTGTCTGGGCGGTAGCTTTGATTGTGCAATCGTGCTGGATGATTATCGCATCTTGAACGAAGAAGGCCTTCGTTTCGCCAACGAATTTGTGACACATAAAGTACTGGACGCGATTGGTGATCTGTACATGTGTGGTCACGCGATTGTCGGTGAATTCCGTGCTTATAAATCAGGTCATGGTTTGAACAACCAGCTGCTGCGTGCAGTACTGGCAGATCAGGAAGCTTGGGAATGGGCAACGTTTGAAGAAGAAGTTGGTTCGCCAGTTGCCTTCGCAGAACCAAATATGGTTATCGCATAA
- the ftsZ gene encoding cell division protein FtsZ: MFEPMMEMSDDAVIKVVGVGGGGGNAVEHMVRESIEGVEFISINTDAQALRKTSVSTVIQIGGDITKGLGAGANPQVGRDAALEDRDRIKEVLMGADMVFVAAGMGGGTGTGAAPVIAEVAKELGILTVAVVTKPFSFEGKKRLSFAEQGIEELSKHVDSLITIPNEKLLKVLGRGITLLEAFASANDVLKNAVQGIAELITRPGMINVDFADVRTVMSEMGHAMMGSGVAKGEDRAEEAAEMAISSPLLEDIDLAGARGVLVNITAGLDMRLDEFETVGNTVKAFASDNATVVIGTSLDPDMADEIRVTVVATGIGNERKPDITLVAGGKAKPVQASQPQQVIVPAAKVEEKAAQPLQERVEVKTQPATAASSSVSSSASQSTAPKQEKESGYLDIPAFLRRQAD, from the coding sequence ATGTTTGAACCGATGATGGAAATGTCTGACGATGCTGTAATTAAAGTCGTTGGGGTTGGTGGTGGCGGCGGTAACGCCGTAGAACACATGGTGCGTGAATCCATCGAAGGCGTGGAATTCATCAGTATCAATACAGATGCGCAAGCACTTCGTAAAACCAGCGTGAGCACAGTCATTCAAATCGGCGGTGATATTACTAAAGGTTTGGGGGCGGGTGCGAATCCGCAAGTTGGACGTGACGCAGCTCTCGAAGATAGAGATCGAATTAAAGAAGTGCTGATGGGTGCCGATATGGTATTTGTCGCCGCTGGTATGGGTGGTGGTACCGGTACTGGTGCTGCTCCTGTGATTGCGGAAGTGGCTAAAGAGCTGGGCATCCTAACAGTTGCTGTAGTGACTAAGCCATTCAGCTTCGAAGGTAAGAAACGTCTTTCGTTTGCGGAACAAGGTATTGAAGAGCTGTCTAAGCACGTGGACTCTTTAATTACTATTCCGAACGAAAAACTGCTGAAAGTTCTGGGTCGTGGTATCACCTTGCTTGAAGCCTTTGCCAGCGCGAACGACGTACTTAAGAATGCAGTACAAGGTATCGCAGAACTGATTACTCGTCCGGGTATGATCAACGTAGACTTTGCAGACGTACGCACTGTCATGTCGGAAATGGGTCACGCCATGATGGGTAGCGGTGTTGCAAAAGGTGAAGACCGTGCTGAAGAAGCGGCCGAGATGGCGATTTCAAGTCCACTATTGGAAGATATCGACCTCGCTGGCGCTCGTGGCGTACTGGTGAACATCACTGCTGGTTTGGATATGCGTCTGGATGAATTTGAAACTGTGGGTAATACTGTTAAAGCGTTCGCTTCTGACAATGCAACCGTAGTCATCGGTACATCTCTGGATCCAGATATGGCAGATGAAATTCGCGTAACAGTCGTTGCAACGGGTATTGGTAACGAACGCAAACCAGACATTACGTTAGTGGCAGGCGGTAAAGCGAAACCAGTACAAGCTTCTCAACCACAACAAGTGATCGTTCCGGCGGCAAAAGTGGAAGAGAAAGCGGCACAGCCTTTGCAAGAAAGAGTTGAAGTGAAAACCCAGCCGGCAACGGCCGCGTCGAGCAGCGTCTCTTCTTCTGCAAGCCAAAGCACTGCGCCTAAGCAAGAGAAAGAGAGCGGATATCTGGATATCCCTGCTTTCCTACGTCGTCAGGCTGATTAA
- the ftsA gene encoding cell division protein FtsA, producing the protein MTKTANDNIIVGLDIGTATVSALVGEILPDGQINIIGAGSSPSRGMDKGGVNDLESVVKSVQRAIDQAELMAECQISNVFLSISGRHIASRIEKGMGTISDEEVSQDDMDRAIHTAKSIKIGEEQRILHVIPQEFTIDYQEGIKNPLGLSGVRMEVSVHLITCHNDMARNIIKAVERCGLKVEQLVYSGLAASNAVITEDERELGVCVIDIGAGTMDVSVWTGGALRHTEVFSYAGNAVTSDIAFAFGTPVSDAEEIKVKYGCALSELVSKDDTVNVPSVGGRPSRSLQRQTLSEVIEPRYTELMGLVNQTIDSVQEKLREDGIKHHLAAGVVLTGGAAQIEGLVECAERVFRNQVRVGKPLEVSGLTDYVKEPYHSTAVGLLHYARDSQINDDTEYQEPKRQSMSGLLGRLRNWIQKEF; encoded by the coding sequence ATGACTAAAACTGCTAATGACAACATCATTGTTGGTCTGGATATCGGCACCGCCACCGTATCAGCTTTAGTGGGAGAAATTCTCCCGGATGGTCAGATAAACATTATCGGTGCGGGAAGTAGCCCTTCCCGAGGCATGGATAAAGGTGGCGTCAACGATCTGGAATCGGTGGTAAAATCGGTTCAGCGTGCCATTGACCAAGCAGAATTAATGGCGGAATGCCAAATCAGTAATGTGTTTCTGTCGATTTCCGGCCGTCACATTGCTAGCCGAATTGAAAAAGGTATGGGCACTATTTCCGATGAAGAAGTGTCGCAGGACGACATGGATCGGGCAATTCATACCGCGAAATCGATCAAAATTGGTGAAGAGCAGCGAATTTTGCATGTCATTCCTCAAGAATTTACGATCGATTATCAAGAAGGCATCAAAAATCCATTAGGATTATCCGGTGTGCGCATGGAAGTCAGCGTGCACTTGATTACTTGTCACAATGATATGGCAAGAAACATCATTAAAGCCGTAGAACGTTGCGGTTTAAAAGTTGAACAGTTAGTGTATTCAGGATTGGCGGCAAGTAATGCCGTGATCACTGAAGATGAGCGCGAACTTGGTGTGTGCGTGATCGATATTGGTGCAGGAACCATGGATGTTTCCGTTTGGACCGGTGGTGCGCTACGACATACCGAAGTGTTCTCTTATGCGGGCAATGCTGTCACCAGTGATATCGCATTTGCTTTCGGTACTCCCGTAAGCGATGCCGAAGAGATCAAAGTGAAATATGGCTGCGCGCTGAGTGAGTTAGTAAGCAAGGATGATACGGTTAATGTTCCGAGTGTAGGTGGTCGTCCGTCACGCAGTTTGCAACGACAAACCTTGTCGGAAGTGATTGAGCCTCGCTACACTGAGTTAATGGGCCTGGTAAACCAGACGATTGACTCGGTTCAGGAAAAACTGCGTGAAGACGGCATCAAGCATCACTTGGCTGCCGGCGTTGTTCTAACAGGCGGCGCAGCGCAGATTGAAGGATTAGTTGAGTGTGCGGAGCGCGTGTTCCGCAACCAAGTCAGAGTCGGTAAACCTCTTGAGGTGAGTGGCCTGACAGATTACGTAAAAGAGCCGTATCATTCTACGGCAGTTGGTTTACTTCATTACGCAAGAGACAGTCAAATTAACGACGATACTGAATATCAAGAGCCTAAGCGCCAATCAATGTCGGGCTTATTGGGTCGTTTGCGTAACTGGATACAAAAAGAGTTTTAA
- a CDS encoding cell division protein FtsQ/DivIB, translating into MINSVLAEGRKISGSPLVKQHAVGGSFFLVVVLLIGFLLYSTISWMWDEQRLPLSKIVLQGNLQYVSTLDVQRAFARLDHIGTFMSQDIDVLQTSVQSIPWVSHASIRKQWPDTIKVFLTEHQVQAIWNGNALLDDDGIVFDGDIGLVKEEHVKLYGPDGSAPEVLKVWRQYNSQFQAIGRNISSLLLNERRAWQIILDNGIRLELGKESLDERIARFFLLYKQLGNEVDKVSYIDLRYDTGAAVGWISEQELAQENTDD; encoded by the coding sequence TTGATAAACAGCGTGTTAGCCGAAGGCCGTAAAATATCCGGTTCACCACTAGTGAAACAGCATGCCGTCGGAGGCAGCTTTTTTCTGGTGGTGGTGTTGTTGATTGGTTTTTTGTTGTATTCAACGATCAGTTGGATGTGGGATGAACAACGTCTTCCGCTCTCTAAAATCGTTCTGCAAGGTAATTTACAATACGTTTCTACTCTTGATGTTCAGCGAGCATTTGCCCGGTTGGATCATATCGGAACCTTTATGTCCCAGGACATTGATGTTCTTCAGACCAGCGTGCAATCCATTCCCTGGGTTTCTCATGCATCAATCCGGAAACAGTGGCCCGACACTATAAAAGTCTTCTTAACGGAGCACCAAGTACAGGCTATCTGGAACGGTAATGCTTTGCTGGATGATGATGGCATCGTTTTTGATGGTGATATCGGACTGGTTAAAGAAGAACATGTAAAATTGTACGGGCCGGATGGCAGTGCTCCGGAAGTATTAAAAGTTTGGCGGCAGTATAATTCTCAGTTTCAGGCAATAGGCCGTAACATCTCTTCGTTGTTACTTAATGAGCGCCGAGCCTGGCAGATAATTCTGGATAATGGCATTCGCTTGGAATTGGGAAAAGAGTCGCTGGACGAACGTATAGCACGGTTTTTTCTACTGTATAAGCAGTTGGGCAATGAAGTGGATAAAGTCAGCTACATTGACCTCAGATACGATACAGGCGCCGCAGTAGGTTGGATCTCAGAACAAGAGTTAGCACAAGAGAATACAGATGACTAA
- the murC gene encoding UDP-N-acetylmuramate--L-alanine ligase — protein sequence MTIKHTQDLAQIRAMVPEMRRVKCIHFIGIGGAGMSGIAEVLLNEGYQITGSDIASNAVTERLTEKGATVYIGHAASNVAQASVVVVSTAINEQNPEIKAAREKRIPVVRRAEMLAELMRFRHGIAVAGTHGKTTTTALVTQIYSEAGMDPTFVNGGLVKSAGTNARLGSSRILIAEADESDASFLHLQPMVTIVTNIEADHMDTYGGDFETLKQTFVDFLHNLPFYGQAILCIDDPVVRELIPRISRQVITYGFSEDADVRIENYRQDGQQGKFTVVRQGRANLDITLNIPGRHNALNASAAIAVATEDDISDEAILRAMANTQGTGRRFDHLGEFETGRGKAMLVDDYGHHPTEVGVTIAAARNGWADKRLVMIFQPHRYTRTRDLYDDFANVLEQVDILLMLDVYSAGEKPIAGADGRSLCRTIRSRGKLDPIFVPDSKTLPSVLANVLQDGDLVLTQGAGDVGKVARELAALELNVERMQKA from the coding sequence ATGACGATCAAACATACACAAGACTTAGCGCAGATTCGCGCAATGGTGCCGGAAATGCGCCGTGTGAAATGTATTCACTTTATCGGTATTGGTGGCGCGGGCATGAGCGGGATCGCGGAAGTCCTGCTCAACGAAGGCTACCAAATCACGGGATCAGATATCGCGTCGAATGCGGTCACTGAACGTCTGACGGAGAAGGGCGCGACAGTTTATATTGGCCATGCAGCGTCTAACGTTGCGCAGGCGAGTGTGGTTGTTGTTTCGACGGCCATCAATGAACAGAACCCTGAAATCAAAGCTGCACGCGAGAAACGCATTCCGGTCGTCCGTCGCGCCGAGATGCTGGCCGAGCTGATGCGTTTTCGTCACGGGATTGCAGTCGCGGGGACTCACGGTAAAACCACCACCACCGCACTGGTGACGCAAATTTACTCGGAAGCGGGCATGGATCCAACGTTCGTCAACGGTGGCCTGGTGAAAAGCGCGGGGACTAATGCTCGCTTGGGGTCAAGCCGTATCCTGATAGCGGAAGCTGATGAGAGTGATGCGTCGTTCCTGCATCTGCAGCCGATGGTGACGATTGTGACCAACATCGAAGCGGATCATATGGATACTTATGGCGGTGACTTTGAAACGTTGAAGCAAACTTTTGTCGATTTTCTGCATAACCTGCCATTTTACGGTCAGGCGATTCTGTGTATCGATGATCCGGTGGTGCGTGAGTTGATTCCACGCATCAGCCGCCAGGTGATCACTTATGGTTTCTCAGAAGATGCCGACGTGCGTATTGAAAATTACCGTCAGGATGGCCAACAGGGTAAATTTACCGTGGTGCGCCAAGGTCGCGCCAATCTGGATATCACGCTTAACATTCCGGGGCGTCATAACGCGCTCAATGCGTCGGCTGCGATTGCGGTCGCGACTGAAGACGATATCAGTGATGAAGCGATTCTGCGTGCGATGGCGAATACCCAGGGTACTGGACGTCGTTTCGATCATCTGGGCGAATTTGAAACTGGTCGCGGTAAAGCGATGCTGGTGGATGACTACGGTCATCACCCAACCGAAGTCGGTGTGACGATTGCTGCTGCCCGCAATGGTTGGGCAGACAAACGCCTGGTGATGATTTTCCAACCGCACCGTTATACGCGAACTCGTGATTTGTACGATGACTTTGCAAATGTGCTGGAGCAGGTCGATATTCTGCTGATGCTGGATGTGTATTCGGCGGGTGAAAAGCCGATTGCTGGCGCGGATGGTCGCTCACTGTGTCGTACGATTCGTAGTCGTGGCAAGCTGGATCCGATTTTTGTTCCGGATAGCAAGACGTTACCGTCGGTTTTGGCCAATGTTCTACAAGATGGTGACCTGGTGCTGACGCAAGGCGCTGGTGATGTGGGCAAAGTAGCAAGAGAATTGGCCGCGTTAGAGTTAAACGTCGAGCGTATGCAAAAAGCGTAA